Part of the Sphingobium lignivorans genome is shown below.
TGCACCGGCACGCGGGGACTGGCGCAGGCGCGGCCCGGTGCCTATAGCGCGCCGGAATGGAACGGATCACGAGCGATGAGCCCATGCCCGCGCATCTGCGCGGCGCAATCATCGCACTGGGCAATTTCGATGGCTTCCATGCGGGGCATCAGGCGGTCGTTGGCCGTGCCGTCGCGCGTGCCCGTGCGGAGGGGCGCCCCGCCATCGTCGCGACGTTCGATCCTCATCCGATCAGTCATTTCCGCCCGGACCTGCCGTTTTTCCGCCTGACCACGCTGGCGCAGCGCGAGCGGCTGTTCGCGGCGGCCGGGGCGGATGCCATGCTGGTGTTCCGCTTCGGCGCGGAAATGGCGGCTATGAGTGCCGAAGCGTTCGTCGACCTGCTCTGCGGCAGGCTCGCGGCGGCGGGCGTGGTCACGGGCGAGGATTTCACCTTCGGTCGCGGTCGCAGCGGTACCATCGCGACGCTGGCGGCACTGGGCGCGAGCCATGGGCTGGCCGTGGAGGCCGTCGCCGCCGTGCGGGACGAGACGGGCGCCGTGATCTCGTCGAGCCGCATCCGCGAGGCGCTGGCGGCGGGGGATTGCGCCACCGCGACGCGGCTGCTCACTCGGCCTTTCACCATCGCCGCGCCGGTCATCCATGGGGACAAGCGCGGGCGCACTATCGGCTTCCCGACCGCGAACATGGATCTGGGCGACTATCTTCGCCCGGCCTATGGTATCTATGCGGTGCGGGTGCTGCTGGCGGACGGACGGGTGCTGCCGGGCGCCGCCAACCTCGGCATCCGCCCCACTTTCCAGCCTCCGAAGGAGCTGCTGGAAACCTACATCTTCGATTTCTCGGAGAGTCTTTACGACCAGACCGTGGAAATCGCGCTGATCGAGCGGCTGCGTTCCGAGGAAAAGTTCGACAGCCTGGAGGCTCTCGTCGCGCAGATGGACGAAGACGTCGCCCGCGCCCGGGCGATCCTCGCCGCCACGCCCTGAGACGCGGGGAAAGACTCGCCCCGCGCGCGTCCCTTGCGCAGATCTGTTGCATCCGCCGCTCTCCTGCCCTCAGATAGGAAGACAAGAGAACAGGAGAGGACCGTGACCCAACCGCCCACCATCGAAGCGCCGCGTCTCATCCTGCGCGCTTTCCGCGCGGAGGATGTCGAGACCTTCTGCGCGCAGATGGCTGACGATGCGTTCGCCACTTTCATCACGCGGGAGGGACGGGGGCTTTCCCATGGCGAGAGCTGGCAGCGCTTCTGCTCCCTGGCCGGCCATTGGGTCGCGCGCGGCTTCGGGAATTTCGCGGTCGAGGAGAAGGCGAGCGGCGCCTTTATCGGCCATGTCGGTCCGCTGGAACCGCCCGGCTGGCCGGCCTTCGAGATCGGCTGGGGGATTTTCCCGTCTCATCAGGGCAAGGGATATGCGAGCGAAGCGGCAGCGGCGGCTTTCCGCTGGGCGCATGAGGCGCTGGGCAGAACCGAAACCCTGCACATGATCGACGACAGCAACGCGGCCAGCCAGAAAGTGGCCCGTGCCCTTGGCGCCGAGCCCGGCGAGATGTGGACGCCCTTCTGGCCCGACGCGAAGCCGGTCCGCAAATGGCGCACCACATGGGAAGCCTTCACGGCCTCGCCCGCCTTTGCACGACTGACGATGTAAGGGGGAAGGGAGACCCGCATGACGGACGCTCAACGGGCGATCGAGGCCGCAAACAAGCAGGTCGTGCTGGATATGTGGCACGAGGTGATCGACGGGCGCAACGTCGCGGCGGCGGCGAACTATATTGCCCGAGACTACATCCAGAACAGCCCGAGCGCGCCTTCAGGGCTGGAGGCACTCATCGCTTTCCTCCGCAGGGAATTCGACGATGCGCCGCCGCGGGCGCCGGGCACATATCCGCTCACCCGCTTCGAATTTGTCCTTGCCGAGGGCGATCAGCCCTAGTGCAGCTCATGTTCCGCCGGGATGTGCCGGACCCGCATGATCCCGCGCGCCTCCGCCCGGTCTGGTGGTATGACAGCTATCGCCTGCGCGACGGCCTGATCGTGGAGCATTGGGATTCGGCGCTGGAATGAGGCGCGTGCCTCAGCGCCGGGTCCGGCGGAAAGTATAGCTCAGCGCCAGCCCGCCGGAAATCTGGTCCCGCGATCCATAGTCCCGCACGATCGGCGAGTCGGCGACATCGCCGATCAGCCGGTCATAACGCGCATAGCCATGGACGCTCCAGCGCTGGTCGATCTGGCGGATGAAGCCGACCGTGCCGCCCACGGCCTGCGCGCCGCCGCCGGGATCGAAGGCGGGCAGGCCGGAAGCCGCGCTTTCCGCCGCCGACACCCCGAAATAGGCGCGATGCAGGCGCTTGCCGCCCAGCGTGAGGCGTGGTCCGGCCGAGACCAGCCAGTTGTCCGCATCCCGCAGGACCCAGTCCGCGCTGAGCCCGCCGACCCAGGCCTTGTGGCCGCCCAGGCCGCGCCGCACGTCCGCGCGCAGTCGCAGCGCCTCCACGACATAGAACTGGACGAAGGCGCCTGCCTCCAGGGTTCTCCCGACCGTGGCGATGCCCGGCGCGGTGTCGCTGCCCCGGCGTCTTCCCTCGAAATTGAGCGCAGGGCCGATCTCGAAGGTTCCCACCCGCGCCAGCGGAAAGCCGAAGCTTTCATCCGGCGCCTCGAAGGGAAAGGGGCTCTCGCCACGGGCCAGATCGACTTCCATGAAGGGGCGCAGCGAGACTCGGTCGGCGCCGGGATAAGCGGGGACGAGCTGAGGCCCGAGCGCGACGCGGATGCGCAAGGGTTCCTTGTCGCTGCTCGTCTGCTGGGCCTGGGCGGTGGCCGGAAGAAGGAATGCAAGGCCGGAGAGGAAAGCTGTGCGAAGAAAGGCGATCGGCATGTCGTCTCCGGCTCGCAGCTTGGTGCCCGGCCCGGTGCCGACGCCGCTTGCGATGTCTAGGCCCTCTGCATAACTCGCTGCGCCGCCGTGTAAATATTGAAAGCCCGAAGCGGCACCGCGATGCCGGCTTCGGGCTTGCCATTCAGCTTTTCAGTTGACGGGTCAGTCGCGGATCCGGTTGCCGGCCTCGCTCATCGCTTCGCCGGTTTCGTCAGCCGCGGCATCGGCGCCTTCGCTGATGTCTCGGCCGAGGTCCCGCGCGGCTGCGCCGGCATCGTCGGCGGCCTCTTCGGTGGCCTGCACAGCGTCATCGCCGGCTTGCTCGATATCCGAGCCGATCGCATCGCCGGCCTCGCGACTTTCTTCCTGAGCCCGGTCACTGCACGCCGGAAGCGTCGCAGCGAGCAGGGCGGCTCCAAAAACTGCCAGGGACGTTTTCATGGGTTCTCCTTCTGTGAAAGCATGTAGCGGGCCCGCCCGGGGGCGGGACCGGAACTGCGCGTGCGATCAGTCGACGCGCACGTCGCCGAGCGAGCCCAGCACGCCAAAGGCCTGCAGCAGCCAGAGGATCACGGCGATGACCACCACGACGTTCAGGATGCTTTTGATCTTCCCGTCCATCGGGATGTAGGTGTTGATCAGCCACAGCAGCACGCCGACGACGACCAGAATGATCACGACACTGACGAGCGACATCGGAATTCTCCCTGCATTTTGGCCGTCGACGGTCGGAATGAAGATCGCGGCCGGGCATAGGCCCTGTTAATGACGCGCAAACGTCCAAACGCGCGGGAAGGTTCCTTCGTCGCAGTTCTGAGCCGGGATCGGGCATCGCGGACCGGCGCGGCTTCCCATGCAGGACAGGCCTCTCGCTTGCGCAGGTCCGCGCGCTCGCGTAGGGGCGCATGCTGAACGATGCACCTGCATGTAAGCCAAGCCCGCTCGGCTGAGCCTGTCGAAATGCCGCCCCATTCCTCCGGGGCGTCCGGCGTCTCGACAGTCCCGGACCGGCGGCGGACCTGACCGGAAAACCATGACCGACCAGCCAGACTATAAGAGCACCGTCTTCCTGCCCCAGACCGACTTTCCCATGAAGGCGGGCCTCGCGCAGAAGGAGCCGGGCATTCTCGCGCGCTGGGAAGCGATGGACCTGTACGGCAAGCTGCGCGCCCAGCGTGCAGGGCGCGAGCGCTTCATCCTGCATGACGGCCCGCCTTATGCGAATGGCGACATCCACATGGGCCATGCGATGAACAAGGTCCTCAAGGACATCATCGTGCGCAGCCAGAGCCTGCTCGGCAAGGACGCGCCCTATGTGCCCGGCTGGGATTGCCACGGCCTTCCCATCGAGTGGAAGATCGAGGAAGCCTATCGCAAGAAGAAGCTGAACAAGGACGAGGTGCCGCCGCAGGAATTCCGCGCCGAGTGCCGCGCTTATGCCGAGCAATGGGTCGGCGTGCAGCGCGAGCAGTTCAAGCGCCTGGGCATCATGGGCGACTGGGACGATCCCTATCTCACCATGAAGTTCGAGGCCGAGGCGGCGATTGTCGGCGAGCTGCTGAAGTTCGCCGAAAGCGGCCAGCTCTATCGCGGCGCCAAGCCGGTCATGTGGTCCCCGGTCGAGAAGACCGCGCTGGCCGAGGCCGAGGTCGAATATGAGGATGTCGTCTCGACGCAGATCGATCTGGCGTTCGAGATCGTCGAGGCGCCGAACGCGCCGGAGCTGGTCGGCGCTTATGCCGTGATCTGGACGACCACCCCGTGGACGATCCCTGTGAACCAGGCGATCGCTTATGGGGAGGATATTGAGTATGTTGCTGTCGCGCAAGCGGCGGCAGGTGACGATTTGCTGCGGGCAGGCGCGAGTGGCCGTATTTTCCTGATAGCGAAGGCTCTTCTTTCTCAATTCCAAGATCGTGTTGCCGGGGGCGGCGATGAGGCTTGGGAGTTGAAATGGGCAGGCATAGGCAGAGATTTAGCCGGCGCCATCGCGCGCCACCCGATGGCCACCCTCCTTCGTCATCCCCGCGAAGGCGGGGATCCAGCTTCTTCTTCGGAAGGCGGCGAAGGTAGCTGGACCCCGGATCAAGTCCGGGGTGATGCAAGTGGCAAGGGCCCGCTGTCCAACTTCTTCGATCGTCCCCGTCCGTTCATCGCCGCCGATCATGTCACCACAGACGCCGGCACCGGCCTCGTCCACATGGCGCCCGATCATGGCGAGGAAGACTTCATCGCCTGCAAGGCGGTGGGCATCGATCCCGTGTTCGCCGTCACTGACGATGGCCGCTACCGGGACGACTGGCCGTGGCTCGGCGGCCAGGGCAGCGTCATCAACACGAAGTTCAATGGCCCCGACGGCCCGATCCTGACCGACCTGCGCGCCACGGGGCAATTGCTGTCCGTGGGCGAGCTGAAGCACAGCTATCCGCATTCGTGGCGCTCCAAGGCGCGGATCATCTATCGCTGCACGCCGCAATGGTTCATCCCGATGGACAAGGCGGCCACCGCATCCGACTTCGTGGTGCCGAGCCTCATGGCCGGGGTGGGCGCGGGGATCGCCATGGCGGTGAACCCGGACACGCCCGATCACATCATGACCAATGGCCCGACGCTGCGCGAAGTCGCGCTCGATGCCATCGAGCAGACCCGCTGGGTGCCCGCGCGGTCGCGCAACCGCATCCACGCGATGGTGAGCGACCGGCCGGACTGGGTGATCTCGCGCCAGCGCGCCTGGGGCGTGCCCATCGCGCTCTATGTGGATCGCCAGACCGGCCAGTATCTCAACGATCCCGACGTGAATGCCCGCATCGTCGAGGCGTTCCGGCAGGGCGGCGCGGATGCCTGGTTCGGCGCCGATCATCAGGCGTTGCTCGGTCCGCGCTATCGCCTCGCCGATTTCGAGGTGGTGAACGACATTCTCGACGTGTGGTTCGACAGCGGCTCGACGCACAGCTTCGTCGTCGAGGCACGCTATGGCGAGGGCGTCCGCGCCGATCTCTATATCGAAGGCTCGGACCAGCATCGCGGCTGGTTCCAGTCCTCCCTACTGGAGAGTTGCGGTACGCGCGGGCAGGCGCCCTACAAGGCTGTCCTCACGCACGGCTTCGCGCTCGACGGGCAGGGCCGCAAGATGTCCAAGAGCCTGGGCAATGTCGTCGATCCGCTCAAGGTGATCGATGAGAGCGGCGCGGACATCCTTCGCCTGTGGGCGGCCAGCACCGATTATTTCGACGATGTGCGCATCGGCAAGGAAGTGCTGTCCGGCGCGTCCGACGCCTATCGCAAGCTGCGCAACACCTTCCGCTATCTGCTTGGCGCGCTCGCCGGCTTCGAGACGGCGGACCGGGTGCCGGTTGCCAATATGCCTGAGCTGGAGCGCTACATGCTCCACCGCCTCGCCGAGCTGGACATGGAACTGCGGTCCGTGGTGGATCGCGAGGCGCAGTCCGAGGACTGGCTGGAATTCGGCCGCTATGTGCGGGCGCTGGGCGAATTCGCCAACAACGATCTGTCGGCCTTCTTCTTCGATATCCGCAAGGATTGCCTCTATTGCGACGTCAATCCGGCGAGCGGGCAGGAAACGGACAAGCGCCGGGCCTATCGCACCGTGCTGGATCATCTGTTCCATGCGCTGGTGCGCTATGCCGCGCCCATCATCCCCTTCACGGCGGAAGAGGTCTGGCAGGCGCGTTATCCCGATGAAGACAGCTCGGTGCACATGCTCGAATGGCCGGACGTGCAGGCCGGCTGGCGCGATCCGTCGCTCGGCGTGCGCTGGGCGGCGATCCGTTCATCTCGCGATCAGGTGAACGAGGCCATTGAGCCCCTGCGACGGGAGAAGGTCGTGCGCTCCAGCCTCGAGGCGGACGTGCGCATGGCCGATGTTCCCGAGGCGGTGGATTTCGCGGAGATGTGCATCGTGGCGAATGTGAGCGAGGATGCGGCTCTGGAAAGCCCCGCGATCAGCCCGACGACCCACCACAAATGCGGCCGCTGCTGGCGCCACCTGCCAGAAGTGACGGACGATGGCGCGCTGTGCGATCGCTGTGCGGCGGTGCTGGCATGACGCGCGCGCCGGCCTTTCATCGCAGGCTTGGTCTGTCGCTTGCGGGCGGCATCGTGCTGTTCGACCAGCTCATCAAGTTCTTCGTGACGCACACGCTCCAGTTGCAGTCGCGCGGGCCGCTGGGCATCGAGCTGCTGCCCTTCTTCAATCTCACCTGGACCGAGAATCGCGGCGTCTCGATGGGCTTCTTCTATGCCGAGACGGAACTGATGCGCTGGGCGCTGGTGGCCATGACCATGGCGATCGCCGGGTTCGTGGCCTGGTGGATGTGGCGCGAGACGCAGCGTGACGATGCCGTGGCGCTCGGCCTCGTGCTCGGCGGCGCCATCGGCAACATCATCGACCGCGTGCGCCTGGGCTATGTCATCGACTATGCGGACTTCCATATTGGCGAGTGGCGTCCCTTCCTCATCTTCAACCTCGCCGATGCCGCGATCACCATCGGCGTCCTCATCCTGCTTGCACGCGCGCTGCTGCTGCGCGAAAAGGCCGCACCCAAGGAGTCCCGTTAAGATGCGTACGACTTACCGCCTTCCGCTGATGCTCGCCGGCGTCGCGACGCTCTCGGCCTGTGGCGGCACCAATCTGTTCAATCGTGACCGGCCGGACGAGATGGCGGTCTCCCGCCAGCCTCCGCTGGTCATTCCGCCCGATTTCGCGCTCACCCCGCCGGCACCCGGCACGGCCGCCAGCCAGCAGAACACGCTGCAGCAGCAGGCCCTGGAGGCCATGTTCGGCGGCACCGCGCCGCGCAGCGGCAGCGAGACTGCCGCACTGCGCGAGGCAGGCCGGTCGACGGCCGAGGTCGGCATCCGTTCCTCCGTGGGTGACAACCAGACCGAAGTGATCGACAAGGGCTCGACCACGCAGGACATCGTCGCCGCGCCGGAAGGTGACGGCCAGACCGCACGGGTGGTCGGCGGCGGTCAGTAACCCCGCCGCATGGCCGGGCAACCAAAGCCCGCGCCGCCCGTTGCATGGAGGAAAGGAGAGCCTCCATGTCCGACGATCTTGCGCGGGAAGTCACGCATCAATTCTGGAAGGCGCTGGCCGACAGCCCCATCCTCATGGTCCGGCGCGACGGCAGCGGGGAACATGCCCTGCCGATGACCGCGCAGCTTGACGAGGCGCTGGGCCCGCAGCGGGGCGGCGCGATCTGGTTTTTCACCGTGACCGACAACCGGCTCGCGGCCGGTGGCCCGGCCATGGCCCAGTTCGCCGCGCGGGATCATGATCTCTTCGCCTGCATTTCCGGCCGCCTCGTGGAGGAAACGGATCCCGGCGTGATCGATCGCTTCTGGTCCAGCGGCGTCGCTGCCTGGTACGAGCAGGGCCGGTCCGACCCCAAGCTCCTCATGCTGCGCTTCGATCTCGACGACCTGGAGATCTGGACGGCCGACATGAGCATCAAGGGCCGCTTCCGGTTGCTCCTGGGGCGCAAGGTGGACCCGGAGGATGCAGGCGCCCATATCCGCACCCACGCCTGATCAGGCTGACATCCGGCAGGGACGTTTCGCGTGACGAGATGTCTCTGCCGGTCGCTCGAAAGCGAGGGCGGGCCCCTCGGGAAACGCTCGCTCTTAAGCGGGACGGCCCAGTCGATCGGCGAGAGCCATGGCTGCTGCCGGATTTCTCAGCTTGGCGCCTGAAATGAAATAGATGAACACGTCGCGGGCCGATCCGTCCGCGGCGTTTCCGTCGCTGACATAGGTCAGCTCCGCCGGACATTGTCCCTCGGACCATGCGCGGGCAATGCCTGCCCAGCGGTCCAGTTCGTCCGGGCCATAGCCCGTCGCGACGTCCTCCTGGCTCTGCATGAGCCGCGCATACATGAAATCCGCCGTGGGATCGGCGATCATGGGATGCTTGTCATGCGCCGCCACGACGATGCCCACGCCGTGCCGCCGCGCTAACGCGACGAACTCGGGGCAGGCAAAGCTCTCATGCCGCACTTCCACCACATGGCGCGTGCGCACGCCATCGATCTGCGCCGGCAGCATCGCCATGAACGCGGCGATGTCATCGGGATCGAACTGGCGCGTCTCGCGGAACTGCCACAGGATCGGCCCGAGCCGGTCGCCCAGCTCGGACAGGCCGGACGACAGGAAGCGCCCGATGGACTCCTCCGCTTCCGCCAGCTTCTTCTTCGCCACGCAATATTGCAGCGCCTTCACGGCATAGACGAAGCCCTCGGGCGCAGCGTCACGCCATTTGGCGTATGTCGCGGGAGTCTGGGTGCGGTAGAAAGTGCCGTTGATCTCGATGGTGCCGAGATGATTGACGGCATAATCCAGCTCCCGGGCCTTGGGCAGATCGGCCGGGTAGAAATTGTCGCGCCAGGGCTCGTAGGTCCAGCCGCCGACACCGGTGCGGATGGTGCCCGGCGTCACGCGCGCGCGCCCGCTTCCTCCACGCCCGCGCTGTTGTGGCGCAGCGCCGTCAGCACCGTCTCGACGATGTGCGGCGCATTGAGGCGGGCGTCGTCATATTGCTTCTCGGGCTTGTCCTGATCCTGGAACACGTCCGGCAGGCGCATGGTGCGCAGGCGCAGACCGCCGTCGATCAGGCCCTCGTCGCTCGCCAGCGTCAGCACATGGGCGCCAAGGCCGCCAATGGCGCCTTCCTCGATCGTCACCGCGACGTCATGCGTGGTCAGCAGCCGCCGGATGAGCGCTTCATCGAGCGGCTTGGCGAAGCGCAGATCGGCAACGCTGGTGGAAAGGCCGCGCGCGTCGAGGGTGTCGGCGGCTTTCAGGGCCTCTTCCAGCCGCGTGCCCAGCGAGAGGATCGCGATCTTCTTGCCTTCGCGCAGCAGGCGGCCCTTGCCGATCGCCAGCCGCTCCGGCGTCGCGGGCAGCGCCACGCCCACGCCATTGCCGCGCGGATAGCGCAGGGCGATGGGGCTCTCGTCATGACATGCGGCGGTGTGGACCATGTGGACCAGCTCCGCCTCGTCCGCCGCCGCCATCACCACCATGTTCGGCAGGGTGGCGAGATAGGTGATGTCGAAGCTGCCGGCGTGAGTCGAGCCGTCCGCACCCACCAGCCCTGCGCGATCGATGGCGAAGCGCACCGGCAGGTTCTGGATCGCCACGTCATGCACCACCTGATCATAGGCGCGCTGGAGGAAGGTGGAATAGATGGCGCAGAAGGGCCGCATGCCCTGCGCCGCGAGACCCGCCGCGAACGTGACGGCATGCTGCTCGGCAATGCCGACATCGAAGCAGCGGGCCGGGAAGGCCTTCTGGAACTTGTCCAGCCCCGTGCCCGAGGGCATGGCGGCCGTGATGGCCACGACCCGGTCGTCGCGCTGGGCTTCGTCCATCAGGGCCTGCGCGAACACATTGGTGTAGCTCGGCGGCCCGGCCGGCGCCTTCACCTGCTCGCCGGTGATGACGTTGAACTTCTGCACGCCATGATATTTGTCGGCAGCGGCTTCGGCGGGCGCGTAGCCCTTGCCCTTCTGCGTGACGACATGGACGAGCACGGGCCCGTCCGCCATGTCGCGCACATTCTCCAGCACCGGGATGAGCTGGTCGAGATTGTGGCCGTCGATCGGCCCGACATAATAGAAGCCCAGCTCCTCGAAAAGCGTGCCGCCCATCGCCATGCCGCGCGCGAACTCGTCGGTCTTGCGGGCCGCGTGGTGCAGCGGGCGGGGGAGCTTGCGGGCGAGCTTCTTGAGCGCCTCGCGCACCGAGAGGAATTCTCGGCTGGAGACGATGCGCGCCAGATAGGCGGACAGTCCGCCCACCGGCGGCGCGATCGACATGTCGTTGTCGTTGAGGATGACGATCAGCCGGTTGCCGGCTTCCCGCGCGTTGTTCATCGCCTCATAGGCCATGCCGGCGGACATGGCGCCATCGCCGATGACGGCGATCGCCTTGCCTGCCCTGCCGGTCAGCCGGTTGGCGATGGCGAAGCCGAGCGCGGCGCTGATCGAGGTCGAGGAATGCGCGGCGCCGAACGGATCATATTCGCTCTCGCTGCGCTTGGTGAAGCCGGAGAGGCCGCCACCCTGCCGCAACGTGCGGATGCGGTCCCGTCGGCCGGTGAGGATCTTGTGCGGATAGCACTGGTGCCCCACGTCCCACACCAGCCGGTCTTCCGGCGTGTTGAAGACATAATGAATGGCGGCAGTCAACTCGACCACGCCGAGCCCGGAGCCAAGATGGCCCCCGGTGACGCCCACCGCTGAAATCATCTCTGCGCGCAGTTCGTCCGCGAGCTGCCGCAGCTGGCCCGGGGCAAGTTTACGAAGGTCGGCAGGATCGCGCACCTGGTCGAGCAGGGGCGTCTCGGGCTGATCGATCATGTCCGGCATTTAGTGTGCCTGGGCTCAAATGTCGAACCATGTTCGCGCGAAACTTGTTATAACCGCCTGGGGAAACGAAAGGAGCCAATTCATGGGGGTCGTGAGCGGAGGGCGCGCCATCGCGTTCGTGCTGAGCCGGGACGTTGGTGCTCTCAAGCCATTCTACCGGGATGTGCTGGGTCTGCCTCTGCTCGCGGAGGATCCCTATGCGGCGACGTTCGACCTTGGCGGAGGGACGTCCCTGCGCCTGACCGCCGTGGGCGACCATGTCCCCGGGCCGCATGCCGTGCTGGGCTGGCAGGTCGACGATCTCGACGCCGCGCTGGGCCGGCTGGAGGCCACCGGGACCTCATGCGAGATCTACACCGGCTTCGGGCAGGATCCGCGCGGCGTCTGGACCAGTCCGGATGGCGACGTGCGAATCGTCTGGTTCAAGGATCCGGAAGGCAATCTGCTGAGCATGACGCAGTTCAACTGACGCGTGGATTTCATTCAGCAAAGCAAGGTCTGGCTGGTCGCCTTTACCGGCCTCATGCGGGATGCGCTGCATATCCATGTTGCGCTGATCCTGTATTTCGGCGCCGTGCTCCTCCTGCGCTGGCGGATCGGCAGCTGGAAGCCATGGCTGCTGGTGCTTGGATTCGCGCTGCTGGGCGAGCTGATGGACATCTGGGAAAGCCTGCGCAGATCACTGCCCATCCCCTGGCAGGAAAGCTGGAAGGACATCTGGAACACCATGGTCTGGCCCAGCGCCATCCTGCTGCTAGCGCGCTACACCGGGATATTCCGGCAGAGGCGATAGCGGGGGGCGGGGTTCATGTGGGCCAACACTGCGCCGGGGCATGGAAGACGACAAAGATGACCATAGGTCCGGGCGATCTTCCATGAACGTGACGGAAAATCCGGTCAGGCGAACGGCAGTGTTCGTCCCACGAGCCTGTACGGTCCGCCCGGGTGGTGGAGGGCTTCAAATGAAGAAAGTGCCTGCCTCGCCTGCACCTGCCTCTCGGCGGTCTCCGGAGGGGTGGTCATAACGCAGCGGCTGCAGGACAGGCGGAGCGCGCCTCTCCTTTTCTCCGGGGCATTGATATGGATTGGTCCGGGCCTTCAGCCGCACTTGGCGCAGGTGCCGAGCACTTCGATCACGGGACGTTCGGCCTTGAAGCCTTCGTGGGCCGCGACGCCGCGCACGCGCCCGGTCAGCGTGTCGTCATCGATATGCGTCGCTTCCCCGCAGGTCTTGCAGACGAGGAAGATGCAATCGTGAAGGCAGCCGGGATGCGCATTGGCGATATAGGCATTCGCGCTTTCAACCCGCTGGGCGAGATTGTTCGTCACGAACAGGTCGAGAATGCGATAGACGCTGTTCGGCGCCACCCGCTTGCCGCGCTTGCGTGAGACCTTGTCGGCGATGTCATAGGCCGAGGCGGGCTTTTCCTCCGCCGCGAGCACGGTGAAGATATCTCCGCGCATCTCGGTCCATTGCTCGCCCTTGCCTTCAAGCGTCGCGCGCGCGGCCGTCTCAAGCAGGGAGCCGGTGGGTTCGTTGTGATCGTGCCGATGGTGGGCCATGGTTCCCAATCTAGGCCTTGCCGAGGCAACCCACAAGCCTTGCCGAGAAGCCTTGGCATCACGGCCCCGCTGCGCTATCGATGACTGGACAAAATCAACAAGGAGGGGGCATGCGATTCCCGGGATGGATGCGGCGGCTCGGCAAAGGCCTGGCTGCTCTCGGCCTCGCAATGGCGGTGCCGGCCACGGCGCAGGTGTCGGTGGAGAAGG
Proteins encoded:
- a CDS encoding entericidin EcnAB, encoding MKTSLAVFGAALLAATLPACSDRAQEESREAGDAIGSDIEQAGDDAVQATEEAADDAGAAARDLGRDISEGADAAADETGEAMSEAGNRIRD
- a CDS encoding GNAT family N-acetyltransferase codes for the protein MTQPPTIEAPRLILRAFRAEDVETFCAQMADDAFATFITREGRGLSHGESWQRFCSLAGHWVARGFGNFAVEEKASGAFIGHVGPLEPPGWPAFEIGWGIFPSHQGKGYASEAAAAAFRWAHEALGRTETLHMIDDSNAASQKVARALGAEPGEMWTPFWPDAKPVRKWRTTWEAFTASPAFARLTM
- a CDS encoding MipA/OmpV family protein, encoding MPIAFLRTAFLSGLAFLLPATAQAQQTSSDKEPLRIRVALGPQLVPAYPGADRVSLRPFMEVDLARGESPFPFEAPDESFGFPLARVGTFEIGPALNFEGRRRGSDTAPGIATVGRTLEAGAFVQFYVVEALRLRADVRRGLGGHKAWVGGLSADWVLRDADNWLVSAGPRLTLGGKRLHRAYFGVSAAESAASGLPAFDPGGGAQAVGGTVGFIRQIDQRWSVHGYARYDRLIGDVADSPIVRDYGSRDQISGGLALSYTFRRTRR
- a CDS encoding bifunctional riboflavin kinase/FAD synthetase; this translates as MERITSDEPMPAHLRGAIIALGNFDGFHAGHQAVVGRAVARARAEGRPAIVATFDPHPISHFRPDLPFFRLTTLAQRERLFAAAGADAMLVFRFGAEMAAMSAEAFVDLLCGRLAAAGVVTGEDFTFGRGRSGTIATLAALGASHGLAVEAVAAVRDETGAVISSSRIREALAAGDCATATRLLTRPFTIAAPVIHGDKRGRTIGFPTANMDLGDYLRPAYGIYAVRVLLADGRVLPGAANLGIRPTFQPPKELLETYIFDFSESLYDQTVEIALIERLRSEEKFDSLEALVAQMDEDVARARAILAATP
- the lspA gene encoding signal peptidase II, whose amino-acid sequence is MTRAPAFHRRLGLSLAGGIVLFDQLIKFFVTHTLQLQSRGPLGIELLPFFNLTWTENRGVSMGFFYAETELMRWALVAMTMAIAGFVAWWMWRETQRDDAVALGLVLGGAIGNIIDRVRLGYVIDYADFHIGEWRPFLIFNLADAAITIGVLILLARALLLREKAAPKESR
- a CDS encoding pyridoxamine 5'-phosphate oxidase family protein codes for the protein MSDDLAREVTHQFWKALADSPILMVRRDGSGEHALPMTAQLDEALGPQRGGAIWFFTVTDNRLAAGGPAMAQFAARDHDLFACISGRLVEETDPGVIDRFWSSGVAAWYEQGRSDPKLLMLRFDLDDLEIWTADMSIKGRFRLLLGRKVDPEDAGAHIRTHA
- a CDS encoding Thivi_2564 family membrane protein, yielding MSLVSVVIILVVVGVLLWLINTYIPMDGKIKSILNVVVVIAVILWLLQAFGVLGSLGDVRVD
- the ileS gene encoding isoleucine--tRNA ligase; translated protein: MTDQPDYKSTVFLPQTDFPMKAGLAQKEPGILARWEAMDLYGKLRAQRAGRERFILHDGPPYANGDIHMGHAMNKVLKDIIVRSQSLLGKDAPYVPGWDCHGLPIEWKIEEAYRKKKLNKDEVPPQEFRAECRAYAEQWVGVQREQFKRLGIMGDWDDPYLTMKFEAEAAIVGELLKFAESGQLYRGAKPVMWSPVEKTALAEAEVEYEDVVSTQIDLAFEIVEAPNAPELVGAYAVIWTTTPWTIPVNQAIAYGEDIEYVAVAQAAAGDDLLRAGASGRIFLIAKALLSQFQDRVAGGGDEAWELKWAGIGRDLAGAIARHPMATLLRHPREGGDPASSSEGGEGSWTPDQVRGDASGKGPLSNFFDRPRPFIAADHVTTDAGTGLVHMAPDHGEEDFIACKAVGIDPVFAVTDDGRYRDDWPWLGGQGSVINTKFNGPDGPILTDLRATGQLLSVGELKHSYPHSWRSKARIIYRCTPQWFIPMDKAATASDFVVPSLMAGVGAGIAMAVNPDTPDHIMTNGPTLREVALDAIEQTRWVPARSRNRIHAMVSDRPDWVISRQRAWGVPIALYVDRQTGQYLNDPDVNARIVEAFRQGGADAWFGADHQALLGPRYRLADFEVVNDILDVWFDSGSTHSFVVEARYGEGVRADLYIEGSDQHRGWFQSSLLESCGTRGQAPYKAVLTHGFALDGQGRKMSKSLGNVVDPLKVIDESGADILRLWAASTDYFDDVRIGKEVLSGASDAYRKLRNTFRYLLGALAGFETADRVPVANMPELERYMLHRLAELDMELRSVVDREAQSEDWLEFGRYVRALGEFANNDLSAFFFDIRKDCLYCDVNPASGQETDKRRAYRTVLDHLFHALVRYAAPIIPFTAEEVWQARYPDEDSSVHMLEWPDVQAGWRDPSLGVRWAAIRSSRDQVNEAIEPLRREKVVRSSLEADVRMADVPEAVDFAEMCIVANVSEDAALESPAISPTTHHKCGRCWRHLPEVTDDGALCDRCAAVLA
- a CDS encoding DUF3035 domain-containing protein, which gives rise to MRTTYRLPLMLAGVATLSACGGTNLFNRDRPDEMAVSRQPPLVIPPDFALTPPAPGTAASQQNTLQQQALEAMFGGTAPRSGSETAALREAGRSTAEVGIRSSVGDNQTEVIDKGSTTQDIVAAPEGDGQTARVVGGGQ